Genomic window (Streptosporangium brasiliense):
GTCCAGGACGGCCGGCTCCTGCTCACCCAGCGGATCGAGGCGTTCATGCCCGCCGTGGCCTTCGACCCGGACGGGCGCACGCTGCGCTACCTCACCGAGGGGTCGGTCACCAGCCTCGACATCACCGCGCTGACCAGGCCCGTCCCGCTCAAGGGCGCTGGAACCCACTGGGCCGCGCTGAGCCCGGACGGGCGCCTGCTCGCCTCCCGGGACAGCGGGGCGAGCGAGGTCCGGCTCTGGGACGTCCGGCGGCGCGAGCCCCTCGCCGCCCTGAAGGTGGGGCCCGAGGGCGCCGACGGCTACTTCGAGATGACCTTCAGCGGCGACGGCAGGCGGCTGGCGATCAACACCGGCGGGGAGAGCTCCAGGCTGACGATCTGGGACACCGCGACCTTCCGGCGGATCGCCGCCGTCCAGACCGCGCGCGGGGGCCAGGTGCCCGCCCTGGCGATGAACGCCGACGGCACCGCCGTGGCGGCCTACGTCCTGTACTACGACCCCGAGAAGGCGCCCAGCGGGGAGATCCACCTGTGGGACGTGCCCAGCGGCCGGCACCGCTGGTCCCTGAAACAGGAATACGTCGAGGCGCTGAGATTCACCCCGGACGGCAGGGCCATCGGGGTCGCCGGCGGGCAGCAGCGGCTGCTGGAGGTGGCGACCGGCAGACCCTTCGGCGAGACGTACGGCTCGCCGACCGTCAGCATCCCGGTGACCTCCATGGCCTTCAGCGCCGACGGCGCCCGCTCCGCCACCGCCGACCAGGTCGGGCGGATCTCGGTGTGGGAGACGGGTTCCAGGAGCCGGGTGGGCGCCCTGATCCGCGGCGGGGCCGGCGCCGGGACCGGGCTGGTCTACTCGCCGCGCGGCGACGTGGTCGCGGCCGGGGTCGGCCCGCAGTCGGTGGCGCTGTGGGACATCGCGACCGGGCGACGCCTGGGCCAGCCGATCGTGACGCACACCGGAGACCTCCAGTCGCTGGCGTTCACCGCCGACGGATCACGGCTGGTCACGGTCGACTCCGAAGGCGTCCTGGCCGAGCAGCCGGTCGATCCCGAGGAGGTGGCGCTCGCGGTCTGCGAGCGGGCCGGCCGTACCCTGTCGCGGAAGGAGTGGCGGACCTATCTGGCCGACATTCCATATCGCGACGTATGTCCTGGTTAGCCCAAACTTTCCACTCTTGGATCGCATCCAAGCCCTTATGAGAGTCGCGGCGAGGTTGATCGAGGGGGATCCGCAGCACCTGGGGGACTACCGGCTGGCCGGACGGCTGGGCGAGGGCTGCCGGGGCGTGGTCTACGAGGCGTACGACCCCGGCGGCCGGCGGGTGGCTCTGAAAGTGCTCAAGGGCGACCCGGAGCTGTGGGCGGGGCTCGCCCGCGAGGCCGCCGCGGCGGGCCGGGCGGCGCCGTTCTGCACGGCCGCCGTGCTCGACGCCGGCCATGCCGGTCCGAGGCCGTACGTCGTCAGCGAATACGTGGAGGGCCCCAGCCTGCGCCGGGCCGGCCGGATCTTCGCCGGCGGCGACCTGCTCGGCCTCGCGACCGCGATCGCCACCGCCCTGACCGCCCTGCACGGCGCCGGCGTGGTCCACGGAGACCTCACGCCGGACAACGTGCTGCTCGGCCCCGGCGGCCCCCGGGTCATCGACTTCGGGCTGGCGCGGACCCCGGCGATGTCGCTGACCTCGGGCCGCCTGGGGGCCGGCGCCCCGGCCTACGCGGCGCCCGAGTCCTTCACCGGAGAGGGGACGGGCGCCCCGGCGGACGTGTTCGCCTGGGGGGCGATCGTGCTCTACGCCGCGACCGGCGAGGATCCGTTCGCGGCGCCCACCCTGGACGCGGTGATGCGGCGGATCCTCCAGGCCGGGCCCGACCTGAGTCCCCTGCCCGGCACGCTGCGCGACCTGGCCGCCGCCGCGCTGGCCAGAGACCCCCGTGCCCGGCCCACGGCCCGCGAACTGCTCACCACCCTGGTCGCCGGGGAGAGTCGCGCCGAGCCCCCTGTCCGGGGTGCCGAGCCCCCTGTCGGGTGTGTGGAGGAGGTGACTCCCGGCGCGGCGCGTGGTGACCACGGGTCCCCCGGTGCGGCGCCCGTGGCGGCGGACCCCCTGCTCGTCACCGGCGGTGACGTGGCGGCCAGGCTCCGCACCGCCTGCGACGATCCCGGGCTGGGCACCCTCGCGGAGGACGCCTACGCCGCTCTGGACCCGGCCGAGCGAGAGCTCGTCCGCGAGGTGTTCCTCCGGTTCGTCGTGCTGCCCGCCGGCGGCGGGCTGGTGACCCGAGGAGTGAGAGCTCCCCGGGCGGGGATCGAGACCCGGGTCGTCGAGGCGTTCGGCTGCCTGGTCGTCCGCCGGGGAGGCGAGGTCGCTCTGGCCCATCCGGCGCTGCCGTACGCCTGGCCCCGGCTGCGAGAGTGGATCGAGGCCGACCGTCACCGTCTCATGGCGCGCGGCGGACGCGTCCGCCCGGCGCTGCTCGCCCTGATCATTCTGGTGGTTTCCGCCCTGGCAATCGCGGTGGCGGTCTTCGGAGTGGCCGTCTTCGGGGTGGCGGCCTGAGCGGCCCACCTCAGCGCCGGGCGCGGTAATCACCCGAGCGAATGAGGTGAATCACCCTGATGGCGGACGCCCCCGCGACAGCCGCTCTCCTACAGTCTCGGCCGGAGGAGACGACGCGGGGGGAAGTTTCGATGCTCAAACTGTCCGATGCGAGTGACTTCACGGGTGAGGGCCTGACCCAGGCCCTGGAGAGCTACCTGGCCCGCTGGGGCGAGCGGACCGGCATCGTCGTCGAGACATGGGCGCTGCCCGGTACGGCCGTGCCGCGGAACCTGGCCCGGGCGGTGTACGCGACGGTTCTCGAAGCCCTCGCCAACGTCGAACGGCACAGCGGTGCCCGGCACGTCTCCGTCGCGGTCACACTGAGCGCGACTGGCCTGCGCATGACCGTCAGCGACGACGGCGCGGGGTTCGCCGCGGACCGGTCCGACAGGTCGGGAGGGAGAGGTCTGGCCGCCATGCGGGCCTGTCTCGCCGAGGTGGGCGGCACCTTGACGATCAATTCCGTCCTCGCAGGCGGCACCACGGTAACGGGGGCCGTCCCCGTGTGAAGACCGTCCGCTCCGGCAGTGGCCGCTCCCGGGACGGGCCGCGCACCCACCGGGTTCAGGCGGAACGCCCGCGGCCGTCGGCCCGGGTGCGGTCCGCGAATGACGGGCCCCAACTGTCGACCGTTGTCCATGGCGTGACGCTTTCCCGGATCCGGAAACTAGTTTGCGCAGGTAGGGGCATATACAAGCCGCCTGATCAGGTCGGAGACGATCACTCGTGCCCGGCCCGGATGAACCGACGTTTTCGGGGGGAAACATGGCGCAGTGTGAGGTCTGCGGCAACGACTATGACATGAGTTTCGAGGTGCACGCCCAGGGGGCCGTGCACGTCTTCGACAGCTTCGAGTGCGCGATCCAGCGGATGGCGCCGATCTGTGAGCGCTGCGGGGTCCGCGTTGTCGGGCACGGGGTCCAGGCCGGCCGGCGCTGGTTCTGCTGCGCGCACTGCGCCCGGGAGGAGGGTGCGGACACGATCGTCGACCGGGTCGGCATCCCCACCCAGCAAGGCGCGTAGGGAGGCGGCCGTCGGCCGGACAGGTGTCGCCCGGGTACGACTGCTCCGGACGTCCCGTGACACCTGTGCCGTGGGCCCGGCACGAATGATCGTGCCGGGCCCGCGGACGGTTGGGAGCTCAGATCAGCTCAGCGGCCAGCAGGTGGCGTGAGAGGTGATCTGCGCAGGCGAAACGCCGGAGTTCCTGGCCGTCACGGTCCAGGAGTTGTTGGCGTTGTCGGCCCGGTTGGCGGTGACGATCAACCCGTCCGGGTTCACGTATCCGCCATTGATCAGCGTCGTGTTCACCGGGCAGACGGCAACGGCGGTCCCGACGTCGTCACCGTCGATCGTGACGCTCTCGTCGACGTCCTGAGGAGCCACGATGACCCCCGCAGGCCCCTGCGGACCCTGCTCGCCCTGAGGCCCCTGCTCACCCTGAGGACCTTGTTCGCCTTGCGGGCCGGTGTCGCCCTGGGGTCCCTGCTCGCCTTGCGGGCCGGTGTCGCCCTGGGGTCCCTGCTCGCCTTGCGGGCCGGTGTCGCCTTGGGGACCTTGTTCGCCTTGCGGGCCGGTGTCGCCCTGGGGGCCCTGTTCGCCTTGCGGTCCCTGCTCACCTTGAGGGCCTTGCTGACCTTGAGGGCCGGTGTCGCCCTGAGGACCTTGTTCGCCTTGCGGGCCGGTGTCGCCTTGCGGTCCCTGCTCGCCTTGCGGGCCGGTGTCGCCCTGCGGACCCTGCTCACCCTGCGGGCCTTGCTCGCCCTGCGGACCCTGTTCGCCCTGCGGGCCGGTGTCGCCCTGTTCGCCTTGCGGACCTTGTTCGCCCTGCGGGCCTTGCTCGCCCTGTGGGCCGGTGTCGCCGGTGTCGCCTCTCGGGCCCTGGTCGCCGGTGTCGCCCTGTGGACCCTGCGGGCCCTGGTCGCCGGTGTCCCCCTTGGGTCCCTGCGGGCCGGTGTCGCCTCTCGGGCCTTGGTCGCCGGTGTCGCCCTGAGGGCCTTGCGGGCCCTGGTCGCCGGTGTCCCCCTTGGGTCCCTGCGGGCCGGTCTCACCTTGAGGACCCTGTGGTCCGGTGTCGCCTTGAAGGCCGGTGTCGCCGGTGTCGCCCTTGGGACCCTGGTCGCCGGTCTCACCTCGTGGGCCCTGCGGGCCGGTGTCGCCCTGTGGCCCCTGTGGCCCTTGGGCGCCGGTGTCACCCCTCGTGCCCTGCGGGCCCTGGTCGCCGGTGTCACCCTTGGGCCCCTGCGGGCCGGTCTCACCCTGCGGTCCCTGCGGGCCGGTGTCACCCGTGTCGCCCTTGGGTCCCTGTGGCCCGGTGTCGCCGGTGTCCCCCTTGGGGCCGCGCGGCCCCTCGACGCCCTGCGGCCCCTGCCTGCCCTGCGGCCCCTGCGGGCCGGTGTCGCCCTTGGGTCCCTGAGGGCCGATCTCACCGCGAGCTCCAGGTTCGCCCTGCGGCCCCTGCCTGCCCTGCGGCCCCTGCGGGCCGATGTCGCCCTTGGGTCCCTGCGGGCCTGTCTCACCACGCCTGCCCGGCTCACCCTGAGGGCCGGTAGGGCCTGGGACTCCAGGCCTTCCCTGGTCGCCGGTGTCCCCCTTGGGGCCACGTGGACCTTCGGCGCCCTGCGGCCCCTGTCTGCCCTGCGGCCCCTGCGGGCCGGTGTCGCCCTTGGGACCCTGGTCGCCGGTGTCACCCTTGGGTCCTCGCGGACCGGCGGGCCCCGGGAAGCCCCGGGGCCCGGGCGGACCTTCGGGACCTTCGACATTCCACAGGATCCGCGTCTCGTCGATGAAGCACGTGGTGATCCCGGTGCCGAGGACGCGGGGCCTTCCCTTGGTCGGTCCGAAGGACTTCACGCAGGCGTAAACCGTTGCGGGGTCGATGGCCGGCACGGACGCCGCACTGGCCACGGCACCGGCCTGGGCGGCCGCCATCGCGACCGCGACGGCAAGCAGCCGGCTACCGAAGAGGACTTTTGATTGCTGTGCCACTCTTGTCTCAATTCTGCACGTTTTGATTGAAACGTTGCCTGGTGAATGGCCTGCGAGTCGAACCTGCGCTGCGATTCCAGAATGGTTGGACAATTCCCGA
Coding sequences:
- a CDS encoding serine/threonine-protein kinase; protein product: MRVAARLIEGDPQHLGDYRLAGRLGEGCRGVVYEAYDPGGRRVALKVLKGDPELWAGLAREAAAAGRAAPFCTAAVLDAGHAGPRPYVVSEYVEGPSLRRAGRIFAGGDLLGLATAIATALTALHGAGVVHGDLTPDNVLLGPGGPRVIDFGLARTPAMSLTSGRLGAGAPAYAAPESFTGEGTGAPADVFAWGAIVLYAATGEDPFAAPTLDAVMRRILQAGPDLSPLPGTLRDLAAAALARDPRARPTARELLTTLVAGESRAEPPVRGAEPPVGCVEEVTPGAARGDHGSPGAAPVAADPLLVTGGDVAARLRTACDDPGLGTLAEDAYAALDPAERELVREVFLRFVVLPAGGGLVTRGVRAPRAGIETRVVEAFGCLVVRRGGEVALAHPALPYAWPRLREWIEADRHRLMARGGRVRPALLALIILVVSALAIAVAVFGVAVFGVAA
- a CDS encoding sensor histidine kinase: MLKLSDASDFTGEGLTQALESYLARWGERTGIVVETWALPGTAVPRNLARAVYATVLEALANVERHSGARHVSVAVTLSATGLRMTVSDDGAGFAADRSDRSGGRGLAAMRACLAEVGGTLTINSVLAGGTTVTGAVPV